The following coding sequences are from one Streptococcus sp. NPS 308 window:
- a CDS encoding 8-oxo-dGTP diphosphatase: MSRAQATILTNICLIEDLENKRVVMQYRSPENNRWSGYAFPGGHVENGEAFAESVIREIYEETGLTIQNPQLVGIKNWPLDTGGRYIVVCYKATEFTGTLQSSEEGEVSWVEKNQIPNLDLAYDMLPLMEMMEAPDKSEFFYRHRTEDGWEKETF, from the coding sequence ATGTCCCGTGCGCAAGCAACCATTTTAACCAACATCTGTCTAATCGAAGATCTAGAAAATAAGCGAGTAGTCATGCAATATCGCTCTCCTGAAAACAATCGCTGGTCTGGCTATGCCTTTCCAGGAGGACATGTTGAGAATGGCGAGGCCTTTGCCGAGTCTGTCATTCGTGAGATTTATGAAGAAACAGGTCTAACGATTCAGAATCCCCAACTGGTCGGTATTAAAAATTGGCCCTTAGATACAGGTGGGCGCTACATCGTCGTTTGCTATAAGGCGACAGAGTTTACTGGAACTCTCCAATCCTCAGAAGAAGGAGAAGTTTCTTGGGTAGAAAAAAACCAGATTCCTAACTTGGATCTGGCCTATGATATGCTGCCTTTGATGGAAATGATGGAAGCACCTGACAAGTCTGAGTTCTTCTATCGCCACCGTACAGAGGACGGCTGGGAGAAAGAAACTTTTTAG
- a CDS encoding class I SAM-dependent methyltransferase, with product MDDKVIEQYAKQDNLDIRVNIHKKYSKNKLGFNNWIFSNYQITNEVKVLELGCGTGELWKSNSDSIDKMKQLVITDFSKDMVKTTKSVIGNRDNVDYEIMDIQKISFENETFDIVIANMLLHHVNDIPKALSEVNRVLKTGGIFYCATFGENGVVDYLAGLFKDEVNQDLENKTFTLQNGESYLSRYFNSVDILLYDDELQVTSIDDLVKYIQSFKGISEIGSLEEEIIRKRLESEFNNGMLIIPKEYGMFIARK from the coding sequence ATGGATGATAAAGTAATTGAACAATATGCAAAACAAGATAATCTTGATATTAGAGTAAACATACATAAGAAGTATTCAAAAAATAAATTAGGATTTAACAATTGGATATTTTCCAACTACCAAATCACTAATGAAGTAAAGGTTCTAGAATTGGGATGTGGTACAGGAGAACTGTGGAAAAGTAACAGTGATTCTATAGATAAAATGAAGCAGTTGGTTATTACAGATTTTTCTAAAGATATGGTAAAAACAACGAAGTCAGTGATTGGAAATAGAGACAATGTCGACTATGAAATAATGGATATTCAAAAGATTTCTTTTGAGAATGAAACATTTGATATTGTTATTGCAAATATGCTTCTACATCATGTAAATGATATTCCTAAAGCGCTCTCTGAGGTGAATAGAGTCTTAAAAACAGGCGGAATTTTTTACTGTGCTACATTTGGTGAAAATGGAGTTGTAGATTATTTGGCAGGCTTATTTAAAGATGAGGTTAATCAAGATTTGGAAAATAAAACTTTTACTTTACAAAATGGCGAAAGTTACCTAAGTAGGTACTTTAACTCTGTCGATATATTGCTCTATGATGATGAGTTACAGGTAACTAGTATAGATGACCTAGTTAAATACATCCAATCCTTTAAAGGAATTTCAGAAATAGGTTCGTTAGAAGAAGAAATAATACGTAAAAGATTGGAAAGTGAGTTTAATAATGGTATGTTGATCATTCCTAAAGAATATGGTATGTTTATCGCTCGAAAGTAA
- a CDS encoding transcription repressor NadR, translated as MTKDRKQALLKLLKEAPKALNGQTLAEHFHVTRQVIVQDIAILRADGAPILSTNRGYIYKENNTSPYVHKLFKVKHEMEEIGQELLAIVDNGGRVQNTLIDHPVYGEIETLLKLTCRRDVQHFLEQVENSDFRPLSELTDGTHYHLVEAETQQDLHYIEEALDKLGYLVKD; from the coding sequence ATGACAAAGGATCGCAAACAAGCTCTTCTCAAACTGTTAAAAGAGGCACCAAAAGCCCTCAATGGCCAAACCTTGGCTGAACACTTTCATGTTACGCGCCAAGTCATTGTACAGGATATCGCTATTCTCCGAGCAGATGGAGCTCCTATCCTATCTACCAATCGTGGCTATATCTATAAAGAAAATAATACCAGTCCTTACGTTCACAAACTATTCAAGGTCAAACATGAGATGGAAGAAATCGGTCAAGAACTTCTAGCTATTGTAGATAATGGTGGCCGTGTTCAGAATACTTTGATCGACCATCCAGTTTATGGAGAAATTGAAACCCTACTCAAACTCACTTGTCGTAGAGATGTCCAACATTTTTTAGAGCAAGTCGAGAACTCTGACTTTAGACCACTTTCTGAATTGACAGATGGCACCCATTACCACCTTGTTGAAGCCGAAACACAACAAGACCTCCACTATATCGAGGAGGCCTTGGATAAACTTGGTTATTTAGTAAAAGACTAG
- a CDS encoding ECF transporter S component: MDIRKKTQFMTMTALLTAIAILIPIIMPFKIVIPPASYTLGSHIPIFIAMFLSPLMAAFVIIASSLGFLMAGYPMVIVLRAFSHIVFGTLGALYLKKFPETLDKPKTSWIFNFVLGVVHAIAEVIACIIFYATSGTNVENMFYVLFVLVGFGTIVHSMVDYTLALAVFKVLRKRR; encoded by the coding sequence ATGGATATACGAAAAAAAACGCAGTTTATGACCATGACTGCCCTACTCACTGCAATAGCGATTTTGATTCCAATCATTATGCCTTTTAAAATCGTTATCCCACCAGCTTCTTACACCTTGGGAAGTCATATCCCCATCTTTATCGCCATGTTTCTTTCGCCTTTGATGGCTGCTTTTGTGATTATTGCTTCTAGTCTTGGCTTCCTGATGGCAGGCTATCCCATGGTTATCGTCCTGCGCGCCTTCTCTCACATCGTTTTTGGTACTTTGGGGGCTTTGTACTTAAAGAAATTCCCTGAAACCTTGGATAAACCGAAGACATCTTGGATTTTTAACTTTGTTTTGGGTGTTGTTCATGCTATAGCTGAAGTAATAGCTTGTATCATCTTCTATGCTACTTCAGGGACAAATGTTGAAAATATGTTTTATGTTCTCTTTGTCCTAGTTGGTTTTGGCACAATTGTCCATAGTATGGTAGACTATACCTTAGCACTAGCTGTATTTAAAGTGCTTCGAAAACGTCGCTAA
- a CDS encoding ECF transporter S component, which produces MKKRSNIAPIAIFFATMLVIHFLSSLLFNLFPFPIKPTIVHIPVIIASIIYGPRVGVTLGFLMGLLSLTVNTITILPTSYLFSPFVPNGNIYSAIIAIVPRVLIGLTPYLVYKLLKNRTGLIIAGALGSLTNTVFVLGGIFFLFGNVFDGNIQKLLATVISTNSIAELVISAVLTVAIVPRLQTLKK; this is translated from the coding sequence ATGAAAAAACGCTCTAATATTGCCCCGATTGCTATCTTTTTTGCGACCATGTTGGTCATTCACTTTCTGAGCTCACTCTTATTTAATCTATTCCCATTCCCAATTAAACCAACTATCGTGCATATTCCTGTTATTATTGCAAGTATTATTTACGGCCCACGAGTTGGTGTTACACTCGGTTTCTTGATGGGGCTACTCAGCTTGACGGTTAACACGATTACAATCCTTCCAACCAGCTACCTCTTCTCTCCATTCGTACCGAACGGAAACATCTATTCTGCGATTATCGCTATTGTCCCTCGCGTTTTGATTGGTCTGACACCTTATCTAGTTTATAAACTATTGAAAAACAGAACGGGTCTCATCATTGCCGGAGCTCTTGGTTCACTTACAAATACAGTCTTTGTACTTGGGGGAATCTTCTTCCTTTTTGGAAATGTCTTCGATGGAAATATCCAAAAACTCCTTGCAACTGTTATTTCAACCAACTCAATTGCTGAGCTTGTCATCTCTGCAGTTCTAACAGTAGCAATTGTCCCACGTTTACAAACCTTGAAAAAATAA
- the coaC gene encoding phosphopantothenoylcysteine decarboxylase — protein MANILIAVTGSIASYKAADLVSSLKKQGHDVTVLMTEAAREFIQPLTLQVLSQNPVHLDVMQEPYPDQVNHIERGKETDLFIVVPATANTIAKLAHGFADNMVTSTALALPSHIPKLLAPAMNTKMYDHPATQTNLKTLETYGYKLISPKESLLACGDYGRGALADLDIILERIKETLNEKTL, from the coding sequence ATGGCAAACATTCTAATCGCAGTGACAGGTTCCATTGCCTCCTATAAAGCAGCTGATTTAGTCAGTTCTTTGAAAAAACAAGGCCATGATGTCACTGTCTTAATGACCGAAGCGGCAAGAGAGTTTATCCAGCCTTTGACACTACAGGTACTCTCACAAAATCCAGTTCACCTTGATGTCATGCAGGAACCCTATCCTGATCAAGTCAATCATATCGAAAGAGGAAAAGAAACAGACCTTTTTATCGTTGTCCCTGCTACTGCTAATACCATTGCCAAACTTGCGCACGGTTTTGCGGATAATATGGTGACCAGTACGGCTCTTGCCCTACCGAGTCACATCCCTAAACTCTTAGCTCCAGCCATGAATACAAAGATGTATGACCATCCGGCAACTCAGACAAACCTTAAAACTTTAGAAACATATGGTTACAAGCTTATCTCTCCAAAAGAATCCTTACTTGCTTGTGGAGACTACGGAAGGGGAGCTTTGGCAGACCTGGATATTATTTTAGAAAGAATAAAGGAAACACTCAATGAAAAAACGCTCTAA
- the coaB gene encoding phosphopantothenate--cysteine ligase, with translation MKILVTSGGTSEAIDSVRSITNHSTGRLGKIITETLLATGHEVCLITTPSALKPEPHPHLTILEIKNTNDLLLEMKECVQDYQVLIHSMAVSDYTPVYMTGLDEVKTSSNLEELLDKKNKEAKISSTDEVQVLFLKKTPKIISLVKEWNPSIHLIGFKLLVDVTEDHLIEVARQSLVKNQANIIIANDLTQISAYQHRAIFVEKDRLQTVQTKEEIAELLLEKIHAYDS, from the coding sequence TCACGAATCACTCGACTGGTCGCTTGGGGAAAATCATCACCGAAACCCTACTTGCTACTGGTCATGAGGTTTGTCTGATTACGACTCCTAGTGCTCTTAAGCCAGAACCTCATCCCCATCTAACCATTCTAGAAATCAAAAATACGAATGATCTTCTTTTAGAAATGAAAGAGTGTGTTCAAGATTATCAGGTCTTGATTCATTCGATGGCAGTTTCTGACTACACTCCTGTTTATATGACTGGACTAGATGAAGTTAAGACGAGTTCTAATCTGGAAGAATTATTAGATAAGAAAAATAAAGAAGCTAAGATTTCTTCAACTGATGAGGTGCAGGTTTTATTTTTGAAAAAAACACCCAAAATCATCTCTCTAGTCAAAGAGTGGAATCCTTCTATTCATTTGATTGGTTTCAAACTGTTGGTTGATGTTACTGAAGATCATCTTATTGAAGTTGCAAGACAGAGTCTTGTCAAGAACCAGGCTAACATAATCATCGCAAATGACCTGACTCAAATCTCAGCATATCAGCATCGGGCAATCTTTGTTGAGAAAGATCGTCTTCAAACCGTTCAAACCAAAGAAGAAATAGCAGAACTTCTCCTTGAGAAAATTCATGCTTACGATTCATAG